A stretch of the Neodiprion lecontei isolate iyNeoLeco1 chromosome 4, iyNeoLeco1.1, whole genome shotgun sequence genome encodes the following:
- the LOC107217646 gene encoding pre-mRNA-processing factor 40 homolog A, giving the protein MASSDGIPPPGTVAGFPSVPPSMPPGFVPPIMPGTPYIPAPGLPPGPPSMMPPQFSIPPPGFSFPISAGPPPDINVIAAPPQISGSPAVPTSTTSTLEPATVTPSIPTTEKKSEWTEHKAPDGRTYYYNSATKQSLWEKPDELKTPSELLLSQCPWKEYKSDNSKIYYHNVTTKESRWTIPPELEELKAKLAAEEAGTVASVAVVTAAAVAGSAIVPSSTPNTALVPPVMHALSPKLVTPQVSTPEASCKSAIEQAMAATLAAINIPTPPTKPDDDSNSTKGSANGSRNSTPEPKVQFKDKKEAIEAFKELLKERDVPSNATWEQAVKMIQNDPRYPQMKKLNERKQAFNAYKTQRLKEEREQERLRLKKAKEDLEQFLLTHEKMTSNTKYYKCEEMYGNLELWRSVGDSDRRDIYEDVIFNLAKREKEEAKVMKKRNTKRLALVLDAMTDVTYKTTWQEAQALLLQHSAFAEDADLLAMDKEDALLVFENHIRQLEKDEEEEKEREKKRRKRLERKNRDGFISLLDDLHEQGKLTSMSLWVELYPMLSADIRFSAMLGQPGSTPLDLFKFYVEDLKSRFHDEKKIIREILKDKSFDVQVNTTFEEFATVVCEDRKSATLDAGNVKLTYNLLLEKAEAREKERIKEETRKFKKLEIGFKNLLKTLDVDYQMSWDDVRAKIEGESDFKAITLESERVRIFKEYQHEIEESCSHHHIRSKKKKTKKPKRKSRSRSHSESDTSEKGVKKKTQKSRSMSPPSKSDSSESDVKKSKRKKSKKKRGRSRSRSYSRLPSSEESPDRKRKDEKHRRTSAHSENGSVNEGAAHHHELSEDELEKQRAQLLRELQMQQEDN; this is encoded by the exons ATG GCATCTAGTGACGGCATTCCGCCACCTGGGACTGTAGCTGGCTTTCCTTCAGTCCCACCGAGCATGCCACCAGGTTTTGTGCCGCCAATCATGCCTGGCACCCCTTATATACCGGCTCCAGGGTTGCCCCCAGGTCCTCCAAGCATGATGCCACCTCAATTTTCTATTCCGCCACCTGGTTTCAGTTTTCCGATCTCCGCTGGACCTCCTCCTGATATAAACGTTATAG CTGCGCCTCCTCAAATAAGTGGATCACCAGCTGTCCCAACATCAACAACATCGACACTTGAGCCAGCCACAGTAACGCCATCAATTCCaacaacggaaaaaaaatccgaatGGACAGAGCACAAAGCTCCAGATGGTcgtacatattattataatagtgCAACAAAGCAATCACTTTGGGAAAAGCCTGATGAATTGAAAACTCCAAGTGAATTACTACTATCTCAGTGCCCATGGAAAGAGTACAAATCTGACAATAGTAAAATTTACTACCACAATGTCACAACCAAAGAATCAAGGTGGACTATACCACCTGAGCTTGAGGAATTGAAGGCAAAGCTTGCTGCTGAAGAAGCTGGCACTGTTGCTTCAGTTGCAGTTGTTACTGCTGCTGCCGTTGCCGGCTCTGCTATTGTCCCAAGCAGCACTCCGAATAC GGCTCTTGTTCCACCTGTGATGCATGCGTTGTCGCCAAAACTCGTGACACCACAAGTAAGCACTCCTGAGGCGAGCTGTAAATCGGCAATTGAACAGGCTATGGCGGCAACCCTCGCCGCCATAAATATTCCAACTCCTCCGACAAAGCCAGACGACGATAGTAACTCGACGAAAGGTTCTGCCAATGGAAGTAGGAACAGCACTCCTGAACCTAAAGTGCAATTTAAAGATAAAAAGGAAGCGATCGAAGCATTCAAGGAGCTGCTGAAGGAGCGAGATGTACCCTCTAATGCTACTTGGGAACAGGCAGtgaaaatgattcaaaatGATCCAAGGTACCCACAGAtgaagaaattgaacgagAGAAAACAAGCTTTCAACGCTTACAAAACTCAACGGCTCAAAGAAGAACGTGAACAGGAAAGACTGAG gCTGAAAAAAGCCAAGGAGGACTTAGAACAGTTTTTATTGACTCACGAGAAGATGACGAGTaatacaaaatattacaaatgtGAGGAGATGTATGGTAACTTGGAGCTTTGGCGTTCGGTTGGAGACTCGGATCGTCGTGACATTTACGAGGATGTTATATTCAACTTGGCTAAACGTGAAAAAGAGGAAGCAAAGGTTATGAAGAAACGTAACACCAAACGACTCGCCCTTGTGTTGGACGCCATGACAGACGTTACATACAAAACCACTTGGCAGGAGGCACAAGCATTGCTGCTTCAGCATTCTGCGTTTGCTGAAGACGCGGACTTGTTGGCTATGGATAAGGAGGATGCTCTGctagtttttgaaaatcatattCGTCAATTGGAGAAAgatgaagaggaggaaaaggagcgggagaaaaaacgaaggaaaCGATTAGAGAGGAAAAATAGGGACGGATTTATA AGTTTATTGGACGATTTACACGAGCAAGGCAAACTGACATCCATGTCACTCTGGGTGGAACTTTATCCTATGCTATCCGCCGATATACGATTTTCAGCCATGCTTGGTCAGCCGGGATCAACGCCATTAGATCTGTTCAAATTTTACGTCGAAGATTTAAAGTCACGTTTCCAtgacgaaaagaaaataattcgcGAAATTTTGAAGGACAAAAGTTTTGACGTTCAGGTTAACACTACATTTGAAGAGTTTGCGACGGTAGTTTGCGAGGACAGAAAATCGGCGACTCTGGATGCTGGAAATGTCAAACTCACGTACAATCTGTTGCTTGAAAAAGCAGAGGCAAGGGAAAAGGAGAGGATCAAAGAAGAAACGAGGAAATTTAAAAAGCTTGAAATTGGATTTAAAAACTTGCTTAAAACCTTAGACGTTGATTATCAGATGTCGTGGGACGATGTTAGAGCCAAAATCGAAGGGGAATCCGATTTCAAAGCCATAACACTCGAGAGCGAGAGAGTAAGGATATTCAAGGAGTATCAGCACGAGATCGAGGAAAGTTGTAGCCACCATCACATAaggagcaaaaaaaagaaaacgaaaaaaccgAAAAGAAAGTCACGGTCTCGGTCCCATAGT GAGTCTGATACAAGTGAAAAAGGGGTTAAGaaaaaaacccaaaaatcACGATCTATGAGTCCTCCGAGTAAATCGGACAGTTCTGAATCTGACGTGAAAAAATCCAAGCGCaagaaaagtaagaagaaaagaGGCCGCAGCCGTTCA cGTTCCTATTCAAGGCTACCATCTTCAGAAGAGTCTCCTGACCGAAAACGTAAGGATGAAAAACATCGACGAACGTCTGCCCACAGTGAAAACGGTTCGGTTAACGAGGGTGCTGCTCATCACCACGAATTATCCGAGGATGAATTAGAAAAGCAAAGAGCACAACTATTGCGCGAACTTCAAATGCAGCAGGAAGACAATTGa
- the LOC107217652 gene encoding inositol polyphosphate 1-phosphatase: protein MSEGSRLLECLLKVSEKAANIARVCRQNRQLFKLLVQEKSDEEKNPRFVQDFKTLADVLIQETIKHDVGTEFPDLAEHVTGEENNTFSNTLGESVTVKVCSNFDDTANLLERVLNNDSEVANLLAVEVHREIQLSDVPGNNRVPDNLKLTTDALGIWIDPIDSTAEYIHGVEKVDEVTGVHLSGLRCVTVLIGVFEKTTGRPVLGVINQPFHNNTCDSEWLGLTYWGFNYNGVRLSSISGPEPSRNVAVLSSSESAGIKSKLSENGFTLVEAAGAGYKLLTVILGQSDIYILSKDSTFKWDTCAAQAILGSLEGGVIDFRNFLKTDSSNDSNLIYLPADNDSCNRGGIVAYRNIEILESIKKILLSH from the exons ATGTCGGAGGGAAGCAGATTGTTGGAGTGTTTGTTAAAAGTGTCGGAAAAAGCGGCGAATATAGCGAGGGTGTGTCGCCAAAATCGTCAGTTGTTTAAACTCTTGGTACAGGAAAAATCTGATGAGGAAAAGAATCCGAGATTTGTACAGGACTTCAAAACTCTAGCCGATGTATTGATACAGGAAACGATAAAACACGACGTGGGAACGGAG TTTCCAGACCTGGCGGAGCATGTAACAGGCGAGGAGAATAACACGTTCAGTAACACATTGGGCGAGTCTGTTACCGTCAaagtttgttcaaattttgacgACACTGCCAACCTCTTGGAAAGAGTTCTCAATAACGATTCCGAAGTTGCCAATCTACTCGCTGTTGAAGTGCACAGAGAAATTCAACTTTCAGATGTGCCGGGGAATAATCGCGTTCCTGATAATCTCAAACTCACCACCGATGCGCTCGGCATATGGATAGACCCAATTG ATTCTACCGCCGAGTATATTCATGGGGTAGAAAAAGTAGATGAGGTGACGGGTGTGCATTTAAGCGGTTTGAGGTGCGTTACCGTGCTCATTGGAGTCTTTGAGAAAACCACGGGACGTCCAGTTCTAGGTGTGATAAATCAGCCGTTCCACAATAATACTTGTGATTCCGA GTGGCTGGGATTGACCTACTGGGGCTTCAACTATAATGGTGTTAGACTGTCCTCGATAAGTGGTCCAGAACCAAGTAGGAATGTTGCTGTTCTGAGCAGCTCAGAGAGTGCGGGTATCAAGTCAAAGCTATCTGAAAATGGCTTCACTTTGGTCGAAGCAGCTGGAGCTGGCTATAAGTTGTTGACGGTGATTCTTGGCCAGTCTGACATCTACATTTTGTCTAAGGACTCCACATTCAAGTGGGACACTTGCGCAGCTCAGGCTATATTGGGTTCCTTGGAAGGAGGTGTAATTGATTTTAGAAACTTCTTAAAAACTGACTCTTCAAAcgattcgaatctcatttactTACCTGCGGATAACGATTCCTGCAATCGAGGTGGCATTGTTGCTTACCGCAACATAGAAATCTTGGAatctattaaaaaaatattattatctcaCTAG